A stretch of the Candidatus Jettenia sp. AMX2 genome encodes the following:
- the hemB gene encoding porphobilinogen synthase gives MGFPAQRLRRLRKNENMRRLVREAHVSVDDLILPLFVRPGKGIKQPIPSMPGNYQMSVDKLVEEVKVVEGMGIPGIILFGIPEKKDEMGSDAYADEGIIQQAIVAIKKEVKNILVITDVCMCEYTDHGHCGFVRRDEKTGCFEVDNDMTLELLVKESVSHAKAGADIIAPSDMMDGRVGAIRQGLDENGFEHIPIMAYSAKYASGFYGPFREAAESTPGFGDRSSYQMDPHNTLEALREVSLDIEEGADMVMVKPALAYLDIIRMIKDNFGYPVAAYNVSGEFSVVKAAAEKGWIDEKRVALEILTGIKRAGADMILTYWAKDAVQWLKDK, from the coding sequence ATGGGATTCCCCGCACAACGTTTGCGTAGATTACGAAAAAATGAAAACATGAGAAGGTTGGTAAGAGAGGCACATGTATCAGTGGATGACCTTATTCTGCCCCTTTTTGTCCGTCCCGGCAAAGGTATAAAACAGCCGATTCCCTCTATGCCCGGAAATTACCAGATGTCTGTTGATAAACTGGTTGAGGAGGTAAAGGTTGTAGAAGGAATGGGCATTCCCGGTATTATCCTTTTTGGTATTCCGGAAAAAAAGGACGAAATGGGTTCTGATGCCTATGCCGATGAAGGCATTATTCAACAGGCAATTGTTGCCATTAAAAAGGAGGTAAAAAATATCCTTGTAATAACGGATGTTTGCATGTGTGAATATACGGATCATGGGCACTGCGGGTTTGTAAGGAGGGATGAAAAGACCGGTTGTTTTGAAGTGGATAATGATATGACTCTGGAACTCTTGGTGAAGGAGTCGGTTTCCCACGCAAAGGCAGGTGCTGATATTATAGCGCCGAGTGATATGATGGATGGCCGTGTAGGTGCAATCCGTCAGGGTCTTGACGAGAATGGTTTTGAGCACATTCCCATCATGGCGTATTCCGCAAAATACGCCTCTGGTTTTTACGGCCCGTTCAGGGAGGCTGCTGAGTCGACCCCGGGTTTTGGTGACCGTTCATCATACCAGATGGACCCTCATAATACCCTGGAAGCATTACGCGAGGTGTCGCTCGATATTGAGGAAGGCGCTGATATGGTGATGGTAAAGCCTGCATTAGCTTATCTCGATATAATCAGGATGATAAAGGATAATTTCGGCTATCCGGTTGCAGCTTACAATGTAAGCGGAGAATTTTCAGTTGTGAAAGCCGCCGCAGAGAAAGGATGGATCGATGAGAAGCGTGTAGCCCTGGAGATTTTAACCGGAATCAAACGCGCCGGCGCTGATATGATTCTTACCTATTGGGCAAAAGATGCGGTGCAATGGTTGAAGGATAAGTGA
- a CDS encoding SWIM zinc finger family protein — protein MFYYGYRYTPSRPKAVKGGIKAQSKSFGKSWWAKRWIAVLESFHIGARLGRGRSYARSGQVIDISIESGFIKARVQGSRSTPYKVSILLKPLSDKEWNEVTKVMADKAIYAAKLLAGEMPQDIEEVFKTARVSLFPERLHDMKTDCSCPDYSNPCKHIAAVYYIIGEEFDRDPFLIFRLRGMQREKLMDSIRRCRGSVSTEDAGLEEDDYHPLIIEVEETPLSGDLKTFWQASDVPSDMLEDVSEPPGTAAILKSMGTPPLWRGQENFVVAMTTLYPCFTKTGLQVILGEQQDVAGKEKGLKNQKSSVRSGI, from the coding sequence ATGTTTTATTATGGTTACCGGTATACACCAAGCAGGCCAAAAGCAGTTAAGGGTGGAATAAAGGCACAGTCTAAAAGCTTTGGAAAATCATGGTGGGCAAAGCGGTGGATTGCCGTCCTGGAGTCGTTTCATATTGGCGCCCGTCTTGGGAGGGGCCGTTCTTATGCAAGAAGTGGCCAGGTAATAGACATTTCTATCGAAAGTGGATTCATTAAGGCAAGGGTGCAGGGTTCCAGGTCAACCCCTTATAAGGTTTCCATTCTGTTAAAACCACTGAGCGATAAGGAATGGAACGAAGTTACCAAGGTTATGGCAGACAAGGCAATCTACGCTGCAAAACTCCTTGCAGGTGAAATGCCACAGGATATCGAAGAGGTATTTAAAACGGCTCGGGTGTCACTTTTTCCCGAAAGACTTCATGATATGAAAACCGATTGTAGTTGTCCCGATTATTCAAATCCATGCAAACACATTGCGGCAGTTTACTATATTATCGGAGAGGAGTTTGATCGCGATCCGTTTTTGATATTTCGCCTGAGAGGTATGCAACGGGAGAAGTTAATGGATTCTATAAGGCGGTGCCGGGGCAGCGTCAGCACAGAAGACGCCGGATTGGAAGAGGATGATTATCATCCGTTAATAATAGAGGTTGAAGAGACACCACTTAGTGGAGACCTTAAAACGTTCTGGCAGGCAAGTGATGTTCCTTCTGACATGTTAGAGGATGTATCGGAACCGCCAGGCACGGCGGCTATTCTCAAAAGCATGGGTACTCCCCCCTTGTGGAGAGGACAGGAAAACTTCGTGGTTGCCATGACTACTCTTTATCCATGTTTTACAAAAACAGGTTTGCAGGTTATTCTGGGGGAACAGCAGGATGTTGCGGGAAAAGAGAAAGGTTTAAAAAACCAGAAAAGCTCCGTTAGGAGCGGCATATAA
- a CDS encoding carbon monoxide dehydrogenase accessory protein CooC, producing the protein MKIAVSGKGGVGKTTFVATLAKIFSECGKKVIAIDADPVSNLATTFGIRNISEITPISQMKDLIKERTGAAPGEYGKFFTLNPKVSDLPEKYSLEQDGIKLMVLGAIKQGGGGCACPESAFLRTLLSHLILQRDEVVIVDMEAGVEHLGRATVKAVNAMIVIVEPGSKSIQTAFQVKRLADDIGLKSIYAVGNKVASDEQRAVIEKGLQGIPLLGFISYNNEVLNADIEGCAAFAGNKQLLAEVSQIKDRLEEYIKNK; encoded by the coding sequence ATGAAGATAGCAGTTTCGGGTAAGGGTGGAGTCGGAAAGACTACTTTTGTTGCTACGCTGGCAAAGATTTTTTCAGAATGCGGGAAGAAGGTTATAGCAATTGATGCGGACCCCGTATCGAATCTGGCAACAACCTTTGGAATCAGGAATATTTCAGAGATAACACCGATCAGTCAGATGAAAGATTTAATAAAGGAACGCACGGGTGCTGCACCCGGGGAATACGGGAAATTTTTTACCTTAAATCCTAAAGTTTCTGATCTTCCAGAGAAGTATTCGCTGGAGCAGGATGGCATAAAACTTATGGTGCTTGGGGCCATAAAGCAAGGGGGAGGAGGGTGTGCCTGTCCGGAAAGCGCCTTCCTGCGGACACTGCTCAGCCATCTGATCTTACAAAGAGACGAGGTGGTGATTGTTGATATGGAGGCTGGCGTAGAGCATCTTGGCCGTGCGACGGTAAAGGCAGTAAATGCCATGATTGTTATTGTGGAACCGGGTTCAAAGAGTATACAAACAGCCTTTCAGGTAAAAAGGCTGGCAGACGATATAGGTCTTAAATCAATTTATGCAGTGGGTAATAAGGTAGCATCTGATGAACAAAGGGCAGTAATAGAAAAAGGATTACAGGGAATACCTTTGCTTGGGTTTATTTCATATAACAACGAGGTGCTTAATGCAGACATTGAAGGGTGCGCTGCTTTTGCAGGGAACAAGCAATTATTGGCGGAAGTCAGCCAAATAAAAGACCGGTTGGAGGAGTATATAAAAAACAAGTAA
- the cooS gene encoding anaerobic carbon-monoxide dehydrogenase catalytic subunit, which translates to MEEKQKAIDEVMLDRMKELKVETMYDRYEAQLPQCGYGSLALCCRHCNYGPCNIDPFGKGPKKGVCGADANTFAARHFLRMSGAGTACHSDHGRAVAHLLVSTARGEAPGYRIKDVDKLMMVAECFGVKTKDRKINEIAEEVGEMALMEFGKPYGTLLFLKRAPEARQKVWEKAGIASRAIDREVCESLHRTGIGGDQDYRNLTKQAMRVALADGWGGSMIATELQDILFGTPKPVQGRSSMGVLKKDYVNIIVHGHEPQLAEAVVMATSDPDVEKAANAAGAEGVVVAGLCCTANELLVRHGIPMAGHMTMQEAAISTGAVELMVVDIQCVMQAIVETSKHFHTKIVTTLSKAKIAGAEHVEFTDEHGLEAAKKIVKMAIENYKNRDKNKVFIPSGAEPELIAGFSHETIKYMLGGRFRASYRPLNDNIINGRIRGVVGIAGCTSPRMKPGALSYVNLAKELIANDFLVVTTGCAAGQCADGGLMLPELKDACGPGLKEVCEAVGMPPVLHSGACVDNSRILIACSEMVKEGGLGNDISDLPVAGASLEWMSEKAIAIGQYLVASGIYTVFGMNTPVAGAPDLQRLLTKEMEELVGARWDFEKDVTKIGRMMMDHIEKKRDALGINVRKERKLYDMAERRALERECKPVPTGHH; encoded by the coding sequence ATGGAAGAAAAACAAAAAGCAATAGACGAAGTAATGCTTGATCGCATGAAAGAGCTTAAAGTAGAAACCATGTACGATAGATATGAGGCACAGCTTCCGCAATGTGGATACGGCAGTCTTGCGCTGTGTTGCCGTCATTGTAACTATGGGCCTTGTAATATTGACCCTTTTGGAAAAGGGCCGAAAAAGGGGGTTTGTGGTGCAGATGCAAATACCTTTGCTGCGAGACATTTTCTGCGTATGAGTGGTGCAGGGACTGCCTGTCATTCGGACCATGGGCGTGCGGTAGCTCATCTCCTGGTTTCAACAGCAAGAGGGGAAGCCCCTGGCTACCGGATTAAAGATGTTGATAAACTCATGATGGTTGCCGAATGTTTTGGGGTAAAGACGAAGGACCGCAAGATTAATGAGATTGCCGAGGAGGTTGGCGAAATGGCACTTATGGAGTTCGGGAAACCGTATGGAACGTTGCTGTTCCTTAAAAGGGCACCGGAGGCACGCCAGAAGGTATGGGAAAAAGCAGGCATTGCATCCAGGGCGATAGATCGTGAGGTTTGTGAAAGCCTTCACAGAACTGGAATCGGTGGTGACCAGGATTACCGGAATCTCACGAAGCAGGCTATGCGTGTAGCACTGGCAGACGGCTGGGGTGGCAGTATGATAGCCACAGAACTGCAGGATATCCTCTTTGGTACGCCGAAGCCGGTTCAGGGAAGGTCAAGTATGGGTGTTCTCAAAAAAGACTACGTAAATATCATTGTTCACGGGCATGAACCGCAACTGGCTGAGGCGGTTGTTATGGCTACAAGCGATCCCGATGTTGAGAAGGCGGCAAACGCCGCAGGGGCAGAGGGTGTTGTGGTTGCAGGTCTCTGTTGTACGGCAAATGAGCTCCTTGTCAGACACGGAATTCCTATGGCCGGCCACATGACTATGCAGGAGGCCGCAATTTCTACCGGTGCGGTTGAATTGATGGTTGTAGATATTCAGTGTGTGATGCAGGCAATCGTAGAGACATCGAAGCATTTCCATACAAAGATTGTCACAACCTTGTCAAAGGCTAAAATCGCCGGCGCCGAGCATGTGGAATTTACCGATGAGCATGGGCTTGAAGCAGCAAAGAAGATTGTCAAGATGGCTATTGAGAATTATAAGAATCGTGATAAGAACAAAGTATTTATACCTTCCGGCGCTGAACCAGAGCTTATTGCCGGCTTCAGTCACGAGACGATTAAATATATGTTGGGCGGCAGATTCCGTGCGAGTTACCGGCCCCTCAATGATAATATTATCAACGGAAGGATTCGCGGGGTTGTGGGAATCGCAGGTTGTACAAGTCCTCGCATGAAACCTGGGGCACTATCGTATGTTAATCTTGCAAAAGAACTTATAGCCAATGATTTCCTGGTGGTTACAACAGGTTGTGCCGCCGGGCAGTGTGCCGACGGTGGTTTAATGTTACCGGAACTAAAAGATGCCTGTGGTCCTGGCCTGAAAGAAGTTTGTGAGGCTGTGGGTATGCCACCTGTTTTACACTCCGGTGCTTGTGTGGATAACAGCCGTATCCTCATTGCATGTTCAGAAATGGTGAAAGAAGGCGGCCTGGGAAATGACATCAGCGATTTACCGGTTGCCGGGGCCAGTCTGGAATGGATGAGCGAGAAAGCAATTGCTATTGGTCAATATTTGGTGGCATCAGGTATTTATACGGTATTTGGTATGAACACGCCGGTTGCAGGTGCGCCTGATTTACAAAGGTTGTTAACAAAAGAAATGGAAGAGCTGGTAGGCGCCAGATGGGACTTTGAGAAAGACGTAACCAAGATAGGCAGGATGATGATGGATCACATTGAGAAGAAGAGAGATGCGCTTGGCATAAATGTTAGAAAGGAAAGAAAATTGTACGATATGGCTGAAAGAAGGGCGCTGGAAAGAGAATGTAAACCGGTTCCAACGGGTCATCATTAA
- the mqnE gene encoding aminofutalosine synthase MqnE, whose protein sequence is MEILFKQSSIYDILKKAEQGERLSFEDGVRLFQSNDVLHLGHIANIVRERKNGNRAYYVINRHINYSNICESRCRFCAFSRDKEDAGSYVLGREEILEKAATAVEGGTTELHIVGGLHPDLPLDFYINIIHEIHENCPGIHIKAFTAVEIDHLSRKANLPVSQTLKILKEAGLSSLPGGGAEIFSPRVREQLCPEKLSGEGWLQVMREAHKQGLRSNATMLYGHVESPEDRVNHLMKLRELQDETGGFMAFIPLAFHPKNTDLSNRSGTTAMLDLKTISISRLMLDNFGHIKAYWIMLGIKLSQVSLGFGVDDLDGTIQEEKITHAAGAETPEALSVDEIVRLIKETGRDPVERDTFYNPVKQKQRNRLLQKEVFTIND, encoded by the coding sequence ATGGAAATATTATTTAAACAGTCATCGATATACGATATCCTCAAAAAGGCAGAACAGGGTGAACGGCTGAGTTTTGAAGACGGGGTACGTCTTTTTCAATCAAACGACGTCCTCCATCTTGGCCATATAGCGAACATCGTACGCGAACGAAAGAACGGCAACAGGGCATATTATGTTATCAACCGCCACATTAACTATTCTAATATTTGCGAGAGCCGTTGCAGGTTTTGCGCATTCAGCAGGGATAAAGAAGATGCGGGTTCGTATGTTCTGGGAAGGGAGGAAATCCTGGAAAAGGCAGCAACGGCTGTGGAGGGAGGTACAACCGAATTGCATATTGTAGGCGGATTGCATCCTGACCTTCCGCTCGATTTTTATATCAATATAATCCATGAGATTCACGAAAACTGTCCCGGTATACATATCAAGGCATTTACCGCAGTAGAGATAGATCACTTATCCCGAAAGGCGAACCTCCCCGTAAGCCAAACATTGAAAATACTGAAAGAGGCCGGACTCAGTTCCCTGCCCGGGGGCGGAGCCGAAATATTTTCACCAAGAGTCCGCGAACAATTGTGCCCGGAAAAGCTGAGCGGGGAAGGCTGGCTGCAGGTAATGCGTGAAGCCCATAAACAAGGATTACGAAGCAATGCAACCATGCTCTACGGCCATGTTGAGTCCCCGGAAGACAGGGTAAATCATCTTATGAAATTAAGGGAGCTTCAGGACGAAACAGGTGGCTTTATGGCTTTTATTCCCCTTGCATTTCATCCAAAAAACACCGACCTGTCAAACCGGTCAGGCACCACTGCCATGCTCGACCTGAAGACTATATCCATCAGCCGGCTCATGCTTGATAATTTCGGCCATATCAAGGCATACTGGATCATGCTCGGAATAAAACTATCCCAAGTCTCCCTTGGTTTTGGGGTAGATGACCTTGACGGAACGATACAGGAAGAGAAAATTACCCACGCTGCCGGGGCTGAAACGCCTGAGGCATTGTCTGTTGATGAAATTGTCAGATTAATTAAAGAAACAGGACGTGACCCGGTTGAACGGGACACATTCTATAATCCGGTAAAACAGAAACAGCGAAATCGTTTACTTCAAAAGGAGGTTTTTACAATCAATGACTAG
- the mazG gene encoding nucleoside triphosphate pyrophosphohydrolase, with the protein MNTTEDKSILLLQGLIDLMEKLRGKDGCPWDKEQSHTSLKPHLIEEAYEVIDAIDSGDPSQLKEELADLFFHIIFHCQIAKEKGAFDIRDLMALCLDKMTRRHPHVFGDAAASTPEEVLLQWEEIKKKEKGYEERKSIVDGLPKYLPALQKAQKVQKKVARIGFDWTTITDVIAKVDEELAEVKEAIRDNKPENIEEEVGDLLFSIVNLSRFLKLDTENVLHKTIYKFVERFKRVEAELAAAGKDIEKCTLEEMDAAWNKIKIHDKAVTKNL; encoded by the coding sequence ATGAATACAACTGAAGATAAATCCATTTTACTGCTGCAGGGCTTGATTGATTTGATGGAAAAACTGCGCGGCAAGGATGGCTGCCCCTGGGACAAAGAACAGAGCCATACATCCTTAAAACCACATTTGATAGAAGAAGCCTACGAAGTAATAGATGCGATAGATTCGGGAGACCCTTCCCAACTGAAAGAAGAACTGGCAGACCTTTTCTTCCACATCATCTTCCACTGCCAGATTGCGAAGGAAAAAGGCGCATTTGATATACGAGACCTGATGGCGCTTTGCCTTGATAAAATGACGCGCAGGCATCCTCATGTGTTTGGTGATGCTGCCGCCTCAACCCCGGAAGAGGTACTCCTTCAATGGGAGGAAATTAAAAAGAAAGAAAAGGGGTATGAAGAAAGAAAATCTATTGTCGACGGCCTGCCAAAATATCTTCCAGCCCTCCAAAAAGCACAGAAAGTACAGAAAAAGGTTGCCAGGATAGGGTTTGACTGGACAACCATTACTGATGTAATTGCCAAGGTCGATGAAGAACTGGCGGAGGTCAAGGAGGCAATTCGTGACAATAAACCCGAAAATATTGAGGAAGAGGTTGGAGACCTCCTGTTTTCTATCGTAAATCTCTCCCGTTTCCTGAAACTCGATACGGAAAACGTTCTTCACAAAACAATCTATAAATTTGTAGAACGTTTTAAGAGGGTTGAAGCGGAGCTCGCTGCTGCCGGAAAAGATATTGAGAAGTGTACCCTGGAAGAAATGGACGCAGCCTGGAATAAAATAAAGATTCATGATAAGGCTGTTACGAAGAATCTTTAG
- a CDS encoding DEAD/DEAH box helicase, whose amino-acid sequence MLIIHSHWIIEKETGSGHIALWAEQGESFRNTKEKRKKRNTERGLIPASARRSGQKEKIPMHPFCPDESGLSQIISEFLNFPQNHEKGLLVLSLPSAEGMPLPSSGILNITTPDITKVALQKWEIPCLLLSPLTAIEFFIEIGEHTTLASGIILGEDVIFWQKVFRYAVTLVIRQQLIPSVERRGGEYVSVWEPNLTSKNIQDLTRLCKAMPPVLRSVVYQDNSLNSGEIVSSFVKNTVDNLARISIQKSAYIDEQATGFESVHDAWIASLKSGSPKMLFGDSGKKRKGRKKTKKSGNDLTEISDNSALETFLKQISEWKRPLHIASGGTFRTCFRLEEPNGEGMENGNWHLQYLLQALDDPSLIVPAGQVWQEKGKIATFLNRKFDNPQERLLSSLGRATSIFPQIGESLKTPVPGGVYLDASEAYRFLTESSWVFEQSGFGIIVPAWWSRKGTGQRFHMRARIKPPKLKGSAGLGLTDLIRFNWEVAIGDEKLSLQELQHLARLKSPLVKIRGQWVELNAEELRAAASLLQQKKDNKAPLSEIIRMSFGYTEKVKGVRFEGVEAEGYVSDVLDKLSGQRQVEVLNAPEGFSGALRPYQQRGYSWLNFLKGLGLGACLADDMGLGKTVQTLALFLKDKQEGQKMPVLLICPTSVVGNWQREATRFAPGLRVMVHHGIERAKGEKFKKQIKGYDLIISSYALTHRDAEFLARIPWAGVVLDEAQNVKNPETKQSKAVRSLKAGYRLALTGTPVENNVGDFWSLMEFLNPGFLGSQASFRREFFLPIQFSKDKEAVSRLRRLTGPFVLRRVKTDKSIIHDLPEKMEMKAFVNLTKEQASLYQAIVDNVGKELDAASGMERKGLILATLIRLKQVCNHPAHFLGDNSAIHGRSGKLNRLREMLEEVLSEGEKTLIFTQFTGMGEIIKKYLQEIFAVEIPFLHGGVVKKKRDLMVEQFQNGNDRIPIFLLSLKAGGTGLNLTAANHVFHFDRWWNPSVENQATDRAFRIGQKKNVQVHKFICQGTFEEKIDEIIERKKELAEGIVGAGENWITELSTDQLRELFALREDAVAY is encoded by the coding sequence ATGCTTATCATCCATTCACACTGGATTATTGAAAAAGAGACCGGCTCCGGTCACATTGCTTTGTGGGCAGAGCAGGGTGAATCTTTCCGGAATACAAAAGAGAAGAGAAAGAAAAGAAATACAGAGAGAGGTTTAATACCTGCTTCTGCACGTCGTAGCGGACAAAAAGAAAAGATACCAATGCATCCGTTTTGTCCGGATGAATCAGGTTTATCGCAGATTATTTCAGAGTTTCTGAATTTTCCCCAAAACCACGAGAAGGGGCTTCTTGTTCTTTCGCTTCCCTCTGCTGAGGGAATGCCACTTCCATCCTCTGGCATCCTGAATATTACCACACCTGACATTACAAAAGTAGCTTTACAGAAATGGGAGATACCCTGTCTTCTTTTATCACCTTTAACCGCGATAGAATTTTTTATTGAGATTGGTGAACATACCACACTTGCCTCCGGTATTATCCTCGGAGAGGATGTGATATTCTGGCAGAAGGTATTCCGGTATGCGGTTACCCTTGTGATCAGACAACAGCTCATTCCGTCTGTTGAACGCAGGGGCGGTGAGTATGTGTCTGTGTGGGAACCGAACCTTACTTCAAAAAATATTCAGGATTTAACACGCCTTTGCAAAGCAATGCCTCCTGTGCTGAGGAGTGTTGTTTATCAGGATAATTCATTGAATTCAGGCGAGATTGTCAGTTCCTTTGTGAAAAACACGGTAGATAATCTGGCACGGATATCTATACAGAAAAGTGCTTATATTGATGAGCAAGCCACCGGGTTTGAGAGTGTACATGATGCGTGGATAGCATCATTGAAATCCGGTTCACCGAAGATGTTATTCGGGGATTCAGGAAAGAAGCGGAAGGGCAGAAAGAAGACGAAGAAGTCCGGAAACGACTTAACGGAGATTTCTGATAACAGTGCTTTGGAGACATTTTTAAAACAAATATCAGAGTGGAAACGTCCGCTACATATAGCATCGGGGGGAACTTTCAGAACCTGTTTCCGACTGGAAGAGCCAAATGGGGAAGGTATGGAGAACGGAAACTGGCATTTGCAGTACCTTCTTCAGGCATTGGATGATCCAAGCCTTATCGTGCCTGCCGGACAAGTATGGCAGGAGAAGGGGAAAATTGCTACCTTTTTAAACCGCAAGTTTGACAATCCGCAGGAACGGCTGCTTTCGTCCCTCGGCCGGGCTACAAGTATCTTTCCACAGATAGGGGAAAGTCTTAAGACACCGGTACCGGGCGGTGTATATCTGGATGCTTCAGAGGCATACCGTTTCCTTACAGAGTCATCGTGGGTCTTTGAGCAGAGTGGCTTTGGGATTATCGTGCCGGCGTGGTGGAGTAGAAAAGGGACGGGGCAAAGATTCCACATGCGGGCAAGGATAAAGCCTCCGAAGCTGAAAGGCAGCGCTGGTTTGGGTCTCACTGACCTTATTCGTTTTAACTGGGAAGTCGCAATTGGCGATGAAAAATTATCGCTTCAGGAGCTTCAGCATCTCGCCAGACTCAAATCGCCCCTGGTTAAGATCAGGGGACAATGGGTTGAATTAAATGCCGAAGAACTCCGGGCAGCAGCAAGTCTTTTACAACAAAAGAAAGATAACAAAGCGCCGTTGTCGGAAATTATCAGGATGTCATTTGGTTATACAGAAAAGGTAAAGGGGGTCAGGTTTGAAGGGGTTGAGGCAGAGGGATATGTGTCGGATGTTTTGGATAAACTTTCAGGGCAACGGCAGGTAGAGGTTTTAAATGCACCGGAGGGTTTTTCCGGTGCGCTTCGTCCCTATCAGCAAAGGGGATACTCCTGGCTGAATTTTCTGAAGGGTTTAGGGCTGGGGGCCTGCCTTGCGGACGATATGGGGCTTGGGAAAACGGTGCAAACCCTGGCATTATTTTTGAAAGATAAGCAGGAGGGCCAGAAAATGCCTGTGTTGCTTATCTGTCCAACCTCTGTTGTTGGAAACTGGCAGCGTGAGGCAACAAGGTTTGCCCCCGGCTTACGGGTGATGGTTCATCATGGTATAGAACGCGCCAAAGGGGAAAAATTTAAAAAACAGATAAAAGGGTATGATCTTATCATATCGAGCTATGCACTGACGCACCGCGACGCAGAATTTTTAGCCCGGATCCCGTGGGCGGGGGTCGTACTCGACGAGGCGCAGAACGTTAAAAACCCGGAAACAAAACAGTCAAAGGCTGTGCGCTCGTTGAAAGCAGGATACCGGCTTGCCCTTACCGGAACACCGGTTGAGAATAATGTCGGAGATTTCTGGTCTCTTATGGAGTTCCTTAACCCCGGCTTTCTTGGAAGCCAGGCAAGCTTCAGGCGGGAGTTTTTCCTGCCTATACAGTTTTCAAAAGACAAGGAGGCTGTTTCACGTCTCAGGCGCCTTACGGGGCCTTTTGTTTTAAGGCGTGTAAAGACGGACAAATCCATCATCCACGATCTGCCTGAAAAAATGGAGATGAAGGCATTCGTTAATCTGACGAAAGAACAGGCATCCCTCTATCAGGCAATTGTAGACAATGTAGGGAAAGAGCTCGATGCAGCGTCTGGTATGGAAAGAAAGGGATTGATTCTTGCAACGCTGATAAGACTGAAACAGGTATGTAATCATCCTGCACACTTTCTTGGGGATAATTCTGCCATTCATGGCCGTTCCGGCAAACTTAACCGGCTTAGGGAGATGCTGGAAGAGGTGCTTTCCGAAGGTGAAAAGACGCTTATTTTTACACAGTTCACCGGGATGGGCGAGATTATAAAAAAATATCTTCAGGAAATTTTTGCAGTTGAGATTCCTTTCCTGCACGGTGGTGTGGTAAAGAAAAAAAGGGATTTGATGGTAGAGCAGTTTCAGAATGGGAATGACAGGATTCCCATATTTCTTCTTTCCCTGAAGGCGGGAGGGACGGGTCTTAACCTGACTGCGGCCAATCATGTGTTCCACTTTGACCGGTGGTGGAATCCATCTGTTGAGAACCAGGCAACGGACAGGGCGTTTCGTATTGGCCAGAAAAAGAACGTACAGGTCCATAAATTTATCTGTCAGGGAACATTTGAAGAAAAGATCGATGAAATAATTGAAAGAAAGAAGGAACTGGCAGAAGGTATCGTAGGGGCGGGAGAAAACTGGATAACAGAATTAAGCACTGATCAGCTAAGAGAATTATTTGCATTAAGGGAAGATGCGGTTGCTTATTAA